Proteins encoded together in one Macadamia integrifolia cultivar HAES 741 chromosome 8, SCU_Mint_v3, whole genome shotgun sequence window:
- the LOC122086140 gene encoding haloacid dehalogenase-like hydrolase domain-containing protein Sgpp, whose amino-acid sequence MHSLYFLDLHCSLPHSPCFPRKDPFLKRKNLQRRTRLICCSSPQMAISSTSLSTERCSLSQVAPLEAVLFDIDGTICDSDPIHYLAFREMLLEIGFNGGVPIDEDFYVKTIAGKHNPDLCPVLFPDWDVEKALKFLDDKEAMFRRLAPEQLKPVDGLHKLCKWIKDHGFKRAAVTNAPRPNAELMISLLGLSDFFDVVVIGSECERAKPFPDPYLKGLEELKASANHCFVFEDSASGIKAGVAAEMPVVGITTRNPERILNEAGATFLIKDYSDPKLWSALEELDRETVVKRDTALNGN is encoded by the exons ATGCATTCTCTGTATTTTCTAGATCTTCATTGTAGCCTCCCCCATTCTCCCTGCTTTCCTCGCAAAGACCCAtttctaaaaaggaaaaatttgcAGAGAAGAACTCGATTGATTTGTTGCTCCTCTCCCCAGATGGCAATTTCATCTACTTCTCTTTCAacagaaag atgttctctctctcaagtTGCTCCCCTTGAAGCAGTATTGTTTGATATTGATGGAACTATTTGTGATTCAGATCCTATCCATTACTTAGCTTTCCGTGAAATGCTTCTAGAG ATTGGTTTCAATGGTGGAGTACCTATTGATGAGGATTTTTATGTTAAGACTATTGCTGGCAAGCATAACCCAGATCTCTGTCCTGTACTCTTTCCTGATTGGGATGTGGAGAAGGCACTTAAATTCTTGGATGATAAGGAAGCAATGTTTCGTAG ATTGGCACCAGAACAATTGAAGCCAGTAGATGGGCTACACAAGTTGTGTAAATGGATAAAAGATCATGGCTTCAAACGGGCCGCAGTTACTAATGCTCCAAGACCAAATGCAGAGCTTATGATTTCACTTTTGGGTCTGTCTGATTTCTTTGATGTGGTTGTAATTGGGAGCGAATGTGAGCGAGCAAAGCCGTTTCCTGATCCCTACCTGAAGGGTCTAGAAGAATTGAAGGCTTCTGCTAACCATTGTTTTGTATTTGAG GACTCTGCATCAGGAATAAAAGCTGGAGTGGCAGCAGAGATGCCTGTTGTGGGTATAACTACCAGAAATCCTGAACGTATATTGAATGAAGCAGGGGCCACGTTTCTTATTAAGGATTATAGTGACCCAAAATTGTGGTCAGCATTGGAAGAACTCGACAGAGAAACGGTGGTGAAAAGAGATACAGCTTTGAATGGTAATTGA